Proteins found in one Camelus bactrianus isolate YW-2024 breed Bactrian camel chromosome X, ASM4877302v1, whole genome shotgun sequence genomic segment:
- the LOC123614368 gene encoding uncharacterized protein LOC123614368 gives MSATKKRSLAAGSQNRVGSGMGRGPDSVRGGLGTAERRARGGRNVSPRDFQAVVQALWEEEEVLEGAQPIENYFWNVQPIEEEDEVEEEEVENDEEMDEEEVDDEEDEMDEEEDDYERDEESEEYEEEEEDSDEEEDAGYVDEEEEEDAPPEGRGPDTAADFKLEYFFRQLKIPKSVPGFPKEANEYQYENFDEEEERGDGNEKPEEGLKMDVGSAEGRPGKYSWKA, from the exons ATGTCTGCCACAAAGAAGCGAAGCTTAGCCGCAGGTAGTCAGAACAGAGTCGGTAGTGGGATGGGCCGAGGCCCTGACTCAGTCAGGGGAGGACTGGGGACTGCAGAACGGCGTGCCAGGGGCGGCAGGAACGTATCCCCTAGGGATTTCCAAGCGGTAGTTCAAGCcctttgggaggaggaggaagtgctgGAGGGCGCCCAGCCGATCGAGAACTACTTCTGGAATGTGCAGCCGATAGAAGAGGAGGATGAGGTAGAAGAGGAGGAAGTTGAGAATGATGAGGAAATGGATGAAGAGGAGGTGGACGACGAAGAGGATGAGATGGACGAGGAAGAGGACGACTATGAGAGAGATGAGGAGAGTGAGGaatatgaggaggaggaggaagacagcgaTGAGGAAGAAGATGCGGGATATGTGGacgaagaggaagaggaggacg CTCCTCCTGAGGGCAGAGGACCAGATACTGCTGCTGATTTTAAATTGGAGTATTTTTTCCGCCAACTTAAGATCCCAAAGTCTGTACCAGGCTTCCCTAAAGAAGCGAATGAATATCAGTACGAAAACTTtgatgaagaggaagagagaggggatGGAAATGAAAAACCAGAAGAAGGACTCAAAATGGATGTGGGCTCAGCAGAGGGCCGCCCTGGAAAATACAG TTGGAAAGCATAG